The Pan paniscus chromosome 23, NHGRI_mPanPan1-v2.0_pri, whole genome shotgun sequence genome includes the window TGTAGCCATGTCGTGGGGCCCTGGGCAGTCCCTGCCCTCTAGGCTCGGAGGGTTCACCCAGAAAGTAGGAGGGAGATGCAGAGCCTGCCTGGGGAGCGGCTGTGCCATCACAGGACAGATGTCGTCAGAACTGCCACCACCCTCCCAAGTCCCTGGGTCCCTAGGCAGCACTGGCCACAGAGAGCATGGGGCAGTCAGGTGGGCATTGAATGGagcccctgccctgctctgcaCTGGGAGCCCggccactctgcctggcctcaTTCCTGCTCTCTCTCAGGAAAATGAGGGGCTGCCCTCCTGCCCACCAGCACTGACCAACAGCAGCTCTATCCTTGCTGCTTAAACTTTCTCGAGGTGAGAGCCCTTTGTCCCCGGGCTGCGATCCCTGCCTGGCTGCAATGCTGCCCACTTCTAGGTCTCGGGCTCCCCACTCATCACTCCCAGTGGCAGCCTCCTCCCCAACTCCACAAAAGCTGAACAGACTCCTACCCTGTGGGGTAGGGGAGGCCTCCTCAGGGCTGGACTGCTGTGCCCTCAGCCCCTTTGTGGCCAAgtggcctgggctgggctgggctctcCCCTGGGGCCGCATCTGACAACAGGAAACAGCTGAGCCTGTGCTTGAGGTTTCCAGGCCCAGACGGGGTGACAGACGACAGATGCCGTGAGGACACCATGCGTCCGCAGCGTGGGTCCTGGCCCCAGCAGGTGTGCAGCTCTCCTACCTGGGCCTGGGCCTACAAGCCAGCTGACCCTGCTTTCTCAGTCACCAACCTGCCGGGTGCCTGGAGCCAGCCTGCTTTCTCcagtcctcagtttccccactacGAGCAGGGAAGCCCCTGCTTCCTAGAACTATGTCCCACAGGGAGGGCCAGGGCCCGGCCACCCAGGGAGGCACATTCTGCTGCTAGGTAATATCCTCAGCCCCAGCCTCCTAGAGATGCAGCAAAGCAGGCCCAGGGAGAGCACCGGGTAGACAGGGCCACTGTGACCCAGGAAGCCACAGCCACAGCCTAAAGGAGGCCCAGGCTGCCACATGATACTGGCCCCAAAGAGAAAGCCCCATGGCCTCCCACATGCTGGGTCTGTGCCAGCTCTGGAAGAACAAGTCATTGGGATCAGGACACAAATTCCCATACCCTGTCCCCAGAGCATGCCCAGGACATCCTCAGAGCTGGGCCACACGGGCTAGCCAAGGCCTTCAAGGCAGGGTGAGGCGCATCCTCCCTGTCCCGTCCCCAGAGAAAAACTCAGGCCCCTGGGATGACCTATGAGTGCCCAGCCAAGAGGGGCCCTGGAGACAGCTGGACAGCTTCCCTGTGCCAGGAAGCCCACCCGCACCTCCCGGCACCCACCTCTGCACGGTCAGCGAGGGCGGTGGCTCTGGGAGGTCCGTGTGGATGAAGGCGACAGCTTTGGGGCCCGCGTAGGATGGTGAGTGGGGAGTGCCGGGCGGGGAGGGCAGGCCCTGGCGTGCGGGTGAcctgtgtgagccactgctgggCCGGGGCCCCGGGGCGTTGCTGCTGGCCTGATCAGCCTGCAGGGAGGAGGGCGACGTCCGCGGTGCACGGCTCACGGAGCTGGACAGCGAGGACAGTGACGTCTGCAGGGCAGGGTTGCGGGCGCCGCCGAAGCCGGGCCCGGCCACAAGGTCGTCTCTGGAGCCATAGCGCAGCGTGGGACCTCGGGGGCCCTCGGACAGCACACTGGCCTGCTGCAGGCTGTAGGAGCTGGGAGCGTCATAGACGCCTGAGTCGCCGAAGAGTGAGTCGGCCTGGGAGCGCAGCAGGCGCTCACGCTCCTCCCTGTCCTTGCGCTCCTGGATGGATGCCATGATGGTCCTGGACAGGTTGTCGTAGCGCACAGGCGAGGGCTCCCGGGGGCGGGGGCCCAGCACGGGGCTGAAGCTGCGGGGTAGGGGCCGTGGCGGGTCGCCCGTTGCCCCAGGATGCAGGTAGGGTGAGTGGTATCCGGCCACGCCAACTGCTGGATGGGCGAGGCAGGCGTGGCCACCAGGCGAGCCAGGGTTGAGCACACTATTGTAGGACAGGCTGCCATTGCGGTTGGACAGTGCATGGGGGGGCAAAGATGCTATGGTGGGGCATGGGAGGCCCACCCTCGGAGCACAGGGGCTGCAGGGCCACGTGGTCTCTGCCCTGCCGGCTTGAGGCCTTGAGGCTCAGGGAGCGCAAAGCAATGAGAAGGCATCAGAGGCACTGAGCGGTGGGGATGGCAGGTAGGCTGCGTGCAGGCTCCCGGGCCCATAGTCAGGGAGGTCCAGGCTCGGCTCGACACAAAGTCCAGGCTATGGATGCTGTCGTCCCCCAGGATCAGGGAATCGGGGCCTGGAACCTGTAGGGAGAAGGCATTCTCACCACTGCCCACCTGCTACCCTGCCTGCAGCCGCCAGTCAGCACCCACGGGGTCCACACCTGGCACCGCGGCCTCAGGAACTGGGCCTCAAGGAGCCGTAAGAGCCACATAGTGACCCATGGCCCTGTCCCTGAGCATCCATGGCTGAGGGGCAGGGGCTCTGCAGCAGGAGGGAGGCCACAGCTGGCTACTGCAGACACCCAGGGATCAGCCTTTTGAGCTACGCAGTCCCAGGGGCCTACCACTCAGGGCAACCACAAGGAGGAGGGGCCTCGTCTAGCCTCTTTGATGGGCACGTGGGCATGGGCTTGGGCTTGGGCTAGGGACAAGAGCCTCAGGAACCACAAAGCCAGAAGGGGATCAGGGCCAATGTAGGTTCAATGCACTTGGCCAACCAGACCCAATCTCCCACTGGACCCAGGAATCCCAGGAAGATGACATACCCGGAGCCCTCATCTCCAAGCAGGGCTACCGCCTCCTAAGAGGCGTGGCCCCTACATGCCTGCAGACTCAGACCCTTGATAAGGAGCCTAGACTCACTGCTCCACCATGTGACTCTCTCCAGGAAGGACATCAATCCTGAGGGGAGAGGTCCCCAGGGATGGGGCTGGTCTGGGTGCACGGGCCCAGCCACAGGCCTGCCTCTCCGGGTGGCCCAGAAGGAGGGATGGCGCCCTGGGGCTGTTCAGCATTCCTGATCACTGCACAGACCGCCCTGTGCTGCTCACCATTCCAGTGACCACAGAGCACTCATGCAACTCAGGGAAGAAAAATGTGCTTTCTCCAGCAGGTCTCAAATTCTTCCAAAGTCTTCCCATAGGCCTTACAGAGTGACTAATGGTGGAATTCCACGCATCCTGGTACACAGTGCTCCTGAGGCCAGCCGCCCACCTGGCCTAGGACAATGCTGGCCAAGGGACAGATGCCAAGCCTGGACGTCCCGTGCCAGCCCCTTCCAGGACACCCTGCTCCCCTCCGTGGGTCCCAGCTCTGGGTGCACACAGGCAGGGTCCTACCAGTCACACAAGGCCCTTGGTGACCCAGGCAGAGACCTGAGGGGTGTGGCCTCAGGGGATGTGGCCTCTGCTGGA containing:
- the LOC100991557 gene encoding LOW QUALITY PROTEIN: palmitoyltransferase ZDHHC8 (The sequence of the model RefSeq protein was modified relative to this genomic sequence to represent the inferred CDS: inserted 2 bases in 2 codons; deleted 1 base in 1 codon; substituted 2 bases at 2 genomic stop codons), with amino-acid sequence MFSSDLQTPRPGSVESALLVQRTSLRHPPTPAMYKFRPAHGSXGTFCGXGEQVPGPDSLILGDDSIHSLDFVXEPSLDLPDYGPGSLHAAYLPSPPLSASDAFSXALRSLSLKASSRQGRDHVALQPLCSEGGPPMPHHSIFAPHALSNRNGSLSYNSVLNPGSPGGHACLAHPAVGVAGYHSPYLHPGATGDPPRPLPRSFSPVLGPRPREPSPVRYDNLSRTIMASIQERKDREERERLLRSQADSLFGDSGVYDAPSSYSLQQASVLSEGPRGPTLRYGSRDDLVAGPGFGGARNPALQTSLSSLSSSVSRAPRTSPSSLQADQASSNAPGPRPSSGSHRSPARQGLPSPPGTPHSPSYAGPKAVAFIHTDLPEPPPSLTVQRDHPQLKTPPGPLPRPCSAGSAPAPVLPENPQLDVLHLVQHAPDVLLEVLGARGGGEAEAGSPLVTCRRPRCYPWDRIWVAEEHSSDSGAGFTPRARSLLLPGAPHAIGPTASHCL